The following proteins are co-located in the Anaerolineae bacterium genome:
- a CDS encoding DUF2283 domain-containing protein → MRITFDSEVDALYIGFIETTVTAVPVAEDIAVDYA, encoded by the coding sequence GTGAGGATCACGTTCGACAGTGAAGTGGATGCCCTGTACATTGGTTTCATCGAGACCACCGTAACCGCAGTGCCTGTGGCCGAGGACATCGCCGTGGACTACGC